GCGCTGCTCACCGTGCTGGTCGCGGTTCTGGCCGTCCTCTCGATCACCGCACGGTTCGTGCGCAGCGAGATCCTCGACACCGACCGGTACGTGACCACCGTCGCCCCACTGGGCTCGAATCCCGCCGTCCAGACACAGATCGCGAATTCCGTTACCGACGAGATCTTCACACGCGTCGACGTCGAAGGTCTGACGACCGACGCTCTCGTTGCTCTCACCGATGCCGTTCCGGCCACGGAGAACGCGCCGCGCGTCGACCGCGCCGTCGAGGGACTGGCACCGGTGATCACCGGGCAGGCACGAAACTTCGTCAACGAGACGGTGTTGTCGCTCGTGCAGAGCGAGCAGTTCGAGGATCTGTGGATCCAGGCCCACCGCGCCGCCCACAACGCATTGGTCGCGGTCGTGACCGGGAACGTCGGACCGTCGTCGGTGACGGTCGACGATTCGGGCACGGTGAGCATCTCTCTCGGCACGGTGATCGACAACGTGAAGGAACGTCTTCTCGACCGCGGTTTCACGTTCGCCGAGAAGATCCCGAGTGTCGACAAGCAGTTGGTCCTGTTCCGATCACCGGAACTGGTCCGGGCGCAGCGGGCGGTGAACACTCTCGACAACATTTCGGATGTGCTGCCCTGGATCACTCTCGCCGCTGCTGCCGGCGCAGTCGCCGTCGCGCCGCCGGGCCGTCGCCTACGCGCACTCGCCTTCGTCGGCCTCGCACTGGTCGTAGGAATGTTCGTTCTGGCGGTCGCGCTCATCATCGTCCGGTCGCTGTATCTCGACGATGTCCCGCCCGACGTCCTATCGCCGGAGGCGGCAGCAGCCATCATCGATGCCGTGCTGATGCCGCTGCGGACCAGCCTTCGGGCGGTCGCGGTGCTCGGACTGGTGATCGCTCTCGGTGCCTACCTCACCGGTGGCTCGTCCTCCGCCCGGACCGTTCGGCGTGGGCTCGGCCGCAGCCTCGATGCCGTTCAGCGACTGCGACAGCCCCGTTCGCCGAATCCCTTCGAGAAAACCGCTTTCCGCGCCCGCACCGCCATCCGATCGGTCATCATCGGAGCGGCCGCACTGCTCGTGATGTTCTGGCGTTATCCCACCGGACTCGTGGTCACGCTCATCGTGCTGGGTGCGGTACTGGCACTGCTCGCTCTGGAACTGGTGATCAGGCCCGCGCGCAACCCTGGGAACCAACCGACGACCTGATCGTTGCCGCATTCGGCGGGAGCGACGTCTGTAGCGGGGAATTCGTCGTGATCACATCGAGCGCACGGGTGAGATCGGCGCGAACGGCCGGAACTCCTGATCGCTCCCCCGAACGACACCCGCGCTCGACTCGGGAACCTCCAGCCAAGCCCCTTCGAGATCGCGGAGGGGTTCGGACACCACGAAGCGGGTGTCGTCCCCCAGCTGGTACAGCACTTCCACTTCAGGATGCTGCGCCCGTATCGCCTTGATGTCGGCCGAGTAGAACAACGAGCGTGTCTTCCGCTCCGTCGAATACCGGAACACCCAGACGCAGCTGCCGTCGGTGGTGGCGATCGTTCCCTGCATGGGATTCTCGATGCCCATGCGTGCTCCGATGTCCTCCACGAAACCGACGGCCTTCGCCACGCCGGTGAACGGGTCGTCGGCGAGGCCGAAGGTGAGCGCGAGGTAGAACAGCATCTCGGAATCCGTCGATCCCCGGATCGCGTCGTAGAGACCCGGATCTACGGCCATCGCCAGGTCCCG
This window of the Rhodococcus pyridinivorans genome carries:
- a CDS encoding class II glutamine amidotransferase codes for the protein MAYTGDPVLMDDLLFRPVHSLIDQSLHSKMGATTTNGDGFGIGWYGEGPRPALFKCVEPAWNESNLRELATQIRTPLMFAHVRASTGTPVQRNNCHPFRYDNRLWMHNGAVHGFHLMKRDLAMAVDPGLYDAIRGSTDSEMLFYLALTFGLADDPFTGVAKAVGFVEDIGARMGIENPMQGTIATTDGSCVWVFRYSTERKTRSLFYSADIKAIRAQHPEVEVLYQLGDDTRFVVSEPLRDLEGAWLEVPESSAGVVRGSDQEFRPFAPISPVRSM